The following coding sequences are from one Halorubrum sp. BOL3-1 window:
- a CDS encoding aldo/keto reductase translates to MATREALWGYRNRFGDAFGRTYFRRFGPGVVSSVGSGTYLGEPTPAGDEASREAIELALRSGVNHVDTAADYRCGRAERVVGEALRDAPVDRESVVVATKGGFLPFGGERPADPSAYVRERFVEPGVVDPEDLANGAHAITPDYLEWSLDRSLDRLGVETVDCYYVHNPETQLAVRSREEVYEAIEATFETLERRRAAGDVGAYGVATWDAFRVPEGGDRYLSLAEVFASAEAAGEAVGPDDDHGFEAVQLPFNVAMADAFTRRNQPAPPESDAEGPVSTLEFAHETGLSVVTSASLAQGDLAVEGAIPADVDATLAGETPTQRALNFARSAPGVTSSLVGTTDPDHVRENVAAGTFDPLGASAFDAVFE, encoded by the coding sequence ATGGCGACCCGCGAGGCCCTCTGGGGGTACCGGAACCGGTTCGGCGACGCCTTCGGGCGGACGTACTTCCGGCGCTTCGGCCCCGGTGTCGTCTCCAGCGTCGGGAGCGGGACGTACCTCGGAGAGCCAACGCCCGCGGGAGACGAGGCCTCGCGCGAGGCGATCGAACTGGCGCTCCGCTCGGGGGTGAACCACGTCGACACCGCGGCCGACTACCGTTGCGGCCGCGCCGAGCGCGTCGTGGGCGAGGCGCTCCGAGACGCGCCCGTCGACCGGGAGTCTGTGGTCGTCGCGACGAAGGGCGGCTTCCTCCCGTTCGGCGGCGAGCGTCCGGCCGACCCGAGCGCGTACGTCCGCGAGCGGTTCGTCGAGCCGGGGGTCGTCGACCCCGAGGACCTCGCGAACGGCGCGCACGCGATCACCCCGGACTACCTGGAGTGGTCGCTCGACCGCTCGCTCGACCGCCTCGGCGTGGAGACCGTCGACTGCTACTACGTCCACAACCCGGAGACGCAGCTCGCCGTCCGGTCGCGTGAGGAGGTGTACGAGGCGATCGAAGCCACCTTCGAGACCCTCGAACGCCGCCGCGCCGCGGGCGACGTCGGAGCGTACGGCGTCGCGACGTGGGACGCGTTCCGCGTTCCCGAAGGCGGCGATCGGTACCTCTCGCTCGCGGAGGTGTTCGCGAGCGCCGAGGCCGCGGGGGAGGCCGTCGGTCCCGACGACGACCACGGGTTCGAGGCGGTCCAGCTCCCCTTCAACGTCGCGATGGCGGACGCGTTCACCCGCCGGAACCAGCCCGCGCCGCCGGAGTCCGACGCCGAGGGCCCGGTTTCGACGCTCGAATTCGCCCACGAGACCGGGCTCTCGGTGGTGACGAGCGCGAGCCTCGCGCAGGGCGACCTCGCCGTCGAGGGCGCGATCCCCGCCGACGTCGACGCGACGCTCGCGGGGGAGACGCCGACCCAGCGGGCGCTCAACTTCGCGCGGAGCGCGCCCGGCGTCACCTCGTCGCTCGTCGGGACGACCGACCCCGACCACGTGCGCGAGAACGTCGCCGCCGGCACCTTCGACCCGCTCGGCGCGTCGGCGTTCGACGCGGTGTTCGAGTGA